Genomic window (Pyrus communis chromosome 13, drPyrComm1.1, whole genome shotgun sequence):
TGGGgctgaaaaagtaaaaaagataaAGCAAGAAAAAGCTAAATGATCATTTCAGAATAATCATACTATACTTTCTGCTGCTTTTGCATGGTTCAATATTTATCATTCTACTTTTTACTCAAACTTTAGTCAACCCTTTCAGATGGGATGCTGTCCGTTGATGATGCTTGCTTGATCTCACCCAATTTAGTCAATCCTTTCATGCCATTAAGGATCAATTTGTCACACAATTCACATTGAGCTCATGTGCTTAGCAACTTACATGAAATATTCACGTAGATAGGCAAGTTTTCTTGCGAATGTGAGCGATGATCGATGAGACTTTTCGATTTTGATTTTGGGCCATGTCAAATTTTTTGGGCCACCTTGATAAGagcttttgggttttttgggaCACCTTACACTATTTGGGAGCTCAAATGGACCTCACTCTGTGCCCACTGGCAAAGTTTTCACTGGGCCATATTACAATTACTTTCAACCTCATTGACACTGACAAAGCAACTTACTTTAATCATAATTAAGGGAAATTTCTTTCCAACTTTCATCCTAATCTCATCTTAATCAACTTTATTTGTTTATACTGTCCAAGTCAAATGTCTGGCATAAGCCTCCTAATTGAAAAACTAGATAACAAAATCCTTAACCGCCCACTGGCCCAATCCGACATTAAACAAATCAACTTTAACTACCTAATTAGACTTGTTTATCAATGTTTTAACATTTAAGATTTGACAACGTGTATATAATACAATCACTATCTCCACAAGTGGTTCTTCAATGTGTCGAGAATATGGCTCAATACATCAAGTGTCGATAATAGAATTGGTTAgaaactttaaaataaaatataaaaaaaattaactagcTATGTGATGATACTTCGTATACTGGATTGCGTTCcagacacattgaaaaatcaactaataaatatgtgattaaattaatcaaaaccatTTGACCTTTTACACCGAAAGACCAAGCCTTATGCTGGGAACTTTTTATCCCTCCGTGTAGATTGtactaaagtcatattttttacttttatactTCTTAATATTCCTCCACCGGGGATTTGGTGTCATCCTTTGAGAGCTCTGCTTACATACAAAATGGTAGATGGACTACGCGTGTCATGCACTAGGACACGTGTTGCTTATCTAAGGGAGCTTGTGGAAAAACTACGATGGCTTTTCAACTTTGAGCTTTTTGGGTGGACCCCATTGAATTGTTTCTGCAGCTGATAGGGCAACAAACGTTGTCCTGATctgaaattaaatatttaaattcatttaaaaatgTTATTAAAATGACTGCAAGCGTTTATAAAGAATAATTTtaagtttcaaaagcacttaaaatattttttgtaagCATCAGTTATGTCAttcttccaaaaagcactttaaatgtCTTTCTaaaatttacttacatttttacaaatgattgattctaaaaataattttataaaaaaacgtTTTCGGTTATTTATAAGATGTGTATTGTAACACATGATACATGGTAAATATAGTTGTATCAATACATTTCGTAAATGAGAGTCATGCAACCAAAATTCAAACGTACGGCCAATGCTATGgaattgaattttattttatgtctcttgtattacgtacaTTGTGGACCTACATACGAGTCAGTTAAGTAATTTTCTCAAACTCCATTAATGGATATTTTTAGTGGTAGAGTCaagaattttcaaataatagaattatgatttttacaatagaaaacttcattgGACAATTTTATCGAGCACTAATAGAAACTTGTCAATTCTTGACAACATTTCCTGAAGGCTTATTATGCCAACAACTACTATTGTCTGTAAAGGCTTGTCGATGGTGACTATAGAAAATTATGGAGTAATGTTGAAAACTGTTAAGATCTGTCAATTAAGGCATTTCATCGAATATTTGGTGTGCACAACAGAGTTGCACACAAGAAGATGAGAGAAACAGAAGACCGGGATAGTTTGAAACTAATACAATAATTTAGGTGACGTGTTTTGAATGCGAAACGCATGGTTAAAACTAACACTTTATTCATTAAGATATTAGGCCACGTAtgatcttcaatttttttttttttggtccacATGTAGTCTTCAATTGGTTTCAAATTGCTTAAACATGTAGCAGACATGAAGTTCTAGGAATGAAAGTTTGTATACAACACTTCTCCTCTTATTAAAGGATGTGGCCACTAGTGTCTCGTATATTTGTACACATGTGAATTGTTTTGTGGggttactaaaaataaaaagggtaaCGATAggtagattaaaatttaaaattaagtttacaaattaaatgatatgtcaaCAATACGAAATAAGTAcgaatcaacacttaagtaataatttaatcattaacAACCATACCATGTAGttaacaaaatttagtttataaatttgatcTCCTTAGtattaccaaaagaaaaattcaataccaaaaCTAAAATATCCCAAATACATACTCATAAATACAACCATTTCCAATAATCATGTAACATGTAGGTAGGTGCAaccaaacttttttttattttaatttttatgtttttaaaaaagaatttgaaaatttcttgTGGTTTGGCATTTGCTATTCACTTATTGAGGGCATGAGGCATTTTAGACACTGACCCGAGGTTGAAAATCGTGTTTCGTGTGATCTAATTTGAGGTGATAATGAATTTGTTATACTTCGATGTATGTATAGCATATGAGGAATAAACTCTTGGGaggatgtattcaattgagaatttgaaagatttaaatggatttataaatccatagaATTTCATGGAgtataattgatttgtagagattttatgtaaaattttgattaaattccTTCGAAATCTTATGAGGAGATGTAAGATTTGTAGATGCTTAAAATATACTACGAAatctctttaaaatcaattcctAATTCGAAATGTTATAAACtgctttaaaattctaattgaatatctttagatttctaaggattttaattcaCTATCTTACAATCCTTATTAAatacattttaaatttcaaagatcacttaaaattctaattgaatacttCTATATtcataaaagaattaaaatccctcggAATCTTATTTGAATACAACTAAAAATCCATCAATAAATTCAACGTTAAAACTGTGAAAAATACTGGTACATACCAAAAAAATCCAGAAATCAAGAATTAGATACATGTAGCACAGAAATTCCATGCATCGGAGaatccaaaagaaaattgaCAAGGAGAATCTTGAGGCCACAAGAACATGTGGCTGACAATCAAACCCATATGCTGACGTGGCACCACCTCCAACTATTTTTAAACGGATCAAAATCGTAGACGAGGTTTTACCACGCCCAATGCCACCACCACTCTCCCCCCACAGaagaaaagagaaggaaaacaCCTCCGACGATCGCGCCTCTTTTTCCACTGTTTGGCTGCCGAGAAAATGCTGGAAACTAAGGACCCCGCGATCAAGCTCTTCGGGAAGAAGATTTCCCTCCCCGCCGACATCGAGAAACTGGGTTTTGCTCGCCCTGTAGAGAAAGAAGTGGAAGTAGAATTGGAAGAGGAGtgcgaagaggaagaagaagatgcagaGACTGAGCAGGTAACAGTTTGTAACTCAGAGAGAAAGTTCTTATTTAAATTGTTTGTTTGGATTCGACCCTTTTGTTAAATTGATGGGAGCTTTGATGGGTCgagctccttttttttttattcgttttcatttttcttctttttttgtttgattctttttttttttaatcctgtttaattaacttttaaagTCTAGAAGATGAAAGAATCAGGGAAAGGAAATGGAAATTCTGATCCTTTTTTGGCCATTTGGGAATTGGAATGGAAAATTTGTTGCCTTTTGATTGTTTGATTCAGTTTTGTTATTAATGAAAGATTTTCAATCAATGAATTTCGATCTAGCTTttggaaaaaatataaaattgattcattttgttacttcgatgtttatttgttttggttaGTTAAGTTCAATTTACATATGCCACTAgctaattagattttttttatttttttattttataagtgATTGCAGATTAAAAACTCTGAATTATCCTCTCAAGATCCTCGTTCTTAGTCTTATTCTTTCTCGTATGCCACACATTCAACGAGGCATTTTTATCTCcgcacatttttttctttttacacgTGTTGATACTTAACCGTCCAACCTTCCGTGTATAAAGTATTTCTGGCCTTGTTGCCttcgtataattttttttttttttatcaatatgAAAGGAATATTGGAAGGGTTGTCTTGATTTTCTGAACTGttgttttcattaattttctagaCTTCTTGGATTTATGTAACAGAGTAATTTGGATTCTCCAATTTCTAGAAGTTTCAGTAGATTTGATTGTGTGAATGAAACTATAGTACAACCAAACTTGCAACAAAAAGGATAAAAAGGCAAAAGATGATCACTTTTCTgttgaaaaaaagaagaaaactccTTGTAAACACATAAATTTAGAGTACTAATTTCTTGTAGGTCAAATTGATCGATTCCATTTTGTTTCAAGTTTATTTTGCGATACTTGTTCCTAAAGtgtatatttaaaattttcaggATTCGCCTTCACAAAAATCGACTGAGAGCATAGAACAAGATGATGGTCCTCAACCAAAATCTGAAGACCCTACAAATCTGGAAACATTACCAGGTTCTGTTGTGAACCCGAAGACACCCTCTATAGATGAAGAAAGTGCACAAACAAAAACTGCTCAGATGGAGAAAGAACAGAGTACTGAAAACTCGGAAGAGAAAACCCTAAAGAAGCCTGACAAGATACTTCCATGCCCCCGCTGCAATAGCATGGACACTAAATTTTGTTACTACAACAATTACAACGTCAATCAACCACGCCATTTCTGTAAAGCCTGTCAAAGATACTGGACAGCAGGCGGTACCATGAGGAATGTGCCTGTGGGAGCTGGACGTCGCAAAAACAAGAACTCTGCCTCACACTATCGCCACATGACCATTAGCGAGGCTCTTGAAGCAGCTCGGATTGATGCTCCAAATGGAGTTCACCACCCTGCATTAAAAAGCAATGGTAGAGTCCTCAGCTTCGGAGTGGATGCACCTATTTGTGATTCCATGGCTTCTTCTCTAAATCCTGCAGATAAAAAGGTTCCGAATGGTACTCGAAATGGTTTACATAAAAGCGAAGAACAGGTATTTCCATCTCCTTGCAAAGCTAGGGACAATGGCGATGATAGCTCCAGTGCAACTTCTGTAAATGTTTCAAAACCACATGTGCAGAATGTCAATGGCTTCTCTTCGCAAATTCCTTGTCTTCCCGGTGTTCCCTGGCCTTATCCATGGAATGCAGCAGTTCCCCAACCGGCTTTTTGTCCTCCAGGATTTCCTCTATCATTTTGTCCTGCACCTTATTGGAACTGTGGTGTGCCCGGCGCTTGGAACGTTCCTTGGTTTGGTCCACAACCCGCTTCTCCAAACCAAAAGTCTCCCCGCTCTGGTTCAAATTCTCCAACATTGGGGAAGCACTCAAGGGACGAAGACGTTCTAAAACCAGAAATTTTGGAGAAAGAAGAGCCATCAAGACAGAAAAATGGATGTgttttggttccaaaaacattgaGGATTGATGATCCGAGTGAAGCTGCAAAGAGTTCAATATGGGCAACGCTCGGAATCAAGAACGACTCCATCAGCGGCGGAGGGTTGTTTAAGGCTTTCCAATCAAAGAGTGACAAAAAGAAAACCGTCTCTGAATCCTCTCCCGCTTTGCGAGCAAATCCAGCTGCATTGTCTAGATCCCTTAACTTTCATGAGAGCTCATGAAGTAGCTAGCTAGCCAAGTAGCCATGAGTTTTGACAGAACCCCATCCAGCTAAGGCCATTTTGGTTGAGCCGGTCGAATCCGGGATGCGGAATGGGAGTGGCTGTCTCTACTCTCTAGGGTTCCTCAGTATGATAGGGGAACTAATGTAGGATAAAGCTCTAGTGGCAACTATTTTTGCCTCCTAGTAATGCACAGGATAAAGCTCTGATGTACTTAGTTTTCCTGAGTTTGTGTTCATGTACATGTCTATATCTCtatatatttgaaattcaaagatCTTTTTGTTCTCTTTTTTCTATCATTCTCCTTCATCTAAAGTTCTAAACTGCATAAACAAGTATCTTCTCTATGATGAGATCCAATCCAAGTATCTTTTCTTGTGGGCCAAGGACCTGCAATTGGGACGCTATTGTAGCAATATTTCAACTGATCAAGTAGTGTTGTGTTTAACTTTTATGGGTAATACTGTTTAATTGGTTCGAGATATCGTTAACAGTTAAGTTGTTTGCACCATTCATATCTTAGCAGCCACTCTTGTGGGGCTAAAATGGAGATGGCGACAAACCAACAAAATTGTTCTTTATTCCTAACAAGTGCCAAATTGCCTTTCCCTTTCACCACCAAAGGATCTGAACAACTTGCACAAAAGTTTGGTTGCAGACTGTCCGATATTATCCTACCCTCCTTTTTCTCActgttttcttctcatttttagTAATTACGCttacaaaacaagtaagttcaAGCCTAAGAAAGAATAAACCAACACAACTGGTGTTTGCTTTTTTGGGTTCAACCAATACATGCCTCGctaaaaagtgtttttaaaatgactaaaaatgtttttagtaaaaatatttttgatacCAATCTTTAACATAAATGTAAATGAATCTTGAAAAAATACTTCAAAACGAGCCCACAATTGTTGAAGCCATAAATTGCCAACCTACatgagaagaaaattttgaaactacgGTACAGTATGGTATTCCATCAAAGAGTCTTAGATCGTAGCATCAGTCCTCAATTACGCATCCATGGTTTTTCTAGcaaaaatcatatataaattGATGCTAAAGAAACTGAATTTTATAAACACATCATGAGAGATTGTGATGCTACGATTCATGACTCATTGGTAACCTTAATACCCCTATATTCGACCCTTCGTTCAGCTATGAACGACTACTCGTTCAAACGAGTCATTTCAGACAGATAACCTATTAATTTGAGCCGTCAAAAGTGCACGAATTAAATCCAAACTCATCTCCCTCTAACTAGCCCGTGACAGAAAGTAGGACTGCTTCTCCTTTGATAAGAAACTAGGGGTATTAGGATTACTTGGTGAAATACATATTTACCTAATTTTCTTTGCAAAGCATATGGTTTGACGCATCAACATCAGTGATGTATGTGTGTCTCAAATCAATCACCATTTAAAAACACAGATATTTTGCTGCAACAGGCAAATGCAGGCCACATTTTCTGTAAAGATGAGTTGTTAAATGGGACCCTAATTCCACACATAATGCCATGAATCATTTGgcactatctctctctcttatctGAAAATCAACTTACACAAAATAAATTCACCGATATGCATCATCTTGATCCGATAATCTAATAGTATGCAgagtaaaatttaaatataacttTGTGTTATTGAATCAAAATGTTATAACAACAATGAACTTGTCCTACATAAGTTCTTATCCTCTCTCGCCTTCACCTTTTTCTGTTCGTTTCTTCCTTTTTTGCTCTTTTCCTTCATCCTATACGAAAGCAATTGCCCCTCTATTCTCATCCACATACCTAATTTTAAAGCTTTGTGTGGGAGACCAAAGAAGATAAAAATGACATATTGTGCTCAAAATTCTAGTGGCAAATTTGGTGGTGTTGCTAAATGGTGTGTTTCCAAATATGAAGAATTGAGCCTTCCTTCTAGCTAACAACCCTAAAAGGTCTCTCTGTAGAGAAATGAAAAAGGAGGAGAAAGGGTTTGCTTAAGTCATGTCATGTCATTTTCCTGCTCCAACAGACTAACATGGAGCTCTCccatttttctcaaaaaccTTCATTTTACAAGGGAAAGAACAAAAAGGCATAACGAACCTAAACACACCGAGCAGGAACGGAAGCATGCCTGGCTGGGGCGTCCTACAACTTCCAACCCACCTAGATTCGAAAATATCTCTCCTAGTTTGAGTATTATAATGTTCTTATAAGATAATAAGAATGAAATGATGATAATGGGTAGGCGAGTCGAACTATATATAAGACTGATTGTCAGATTACAATAGTATAAGCCTTACTCTCTAAACCAACACAAGGCAATAGAAAGAACAAGACCGTGGGATTAGCCACCAACTACAAGTAAGCTACTTCCTTCTCACTTTAAAGCGATTAGAAAGAGCTAACTTCCTAATAGAACAACCCCCTCGTTCCCTATCTCAAAGATTTatcaaataaagaaaagtaaaaataaaagaatacaaGTGGAAGACGAAGACTAAACCTGTGAAGAGAAACACAAAGAAACATCAATCCCCTAGttaccaaaaacaaataaatctaGTCTAATCCCATCACTAATCCTCTCACCTAGAATGCTCATGCCACTCGTCGAAGCAATTCATTTAAGTACTCAATCAACTTAACAGGGCAGATTAAGCAACAAATTATCATTTAGTAATTGATTAATATAAGAACAAAGCTTGGctacttgaaaaaaaataggAGCTCATACTCTCACTCAATAACAACTTGACAAATGTGTGTTATTAGTtcaagttttgttttattttttttcaattttttagatACTTGTTAAGTTATTATTGGATGAGAGAAGGAgctcttgctttttttttttaagcagtCAAGCTTTGTTCTTAATATAATATGAGGCTAGGTAGAGAACCActtattttatttgttcattattttttaaacatggTGGATCCTTAACAAACCAAACCCAATCTTCTGCATGTTTAATTATTACAGCACCAAATTATCTGCGGTTTTACCATCTCCCATTTGGCTCAGTTTACATGGATTAAAAATTTGCAGTAGAAAAGAGTTTGGTCAGGGATTTTAACCTCTATATTTCCACTTTTTCCATGATAAAAATAAATGCTAATAACACTTTACACACTTAAGAATTGAGGTGATTTTTAAAATGTATTGTGAGATATTAGTTGTCTCGCATTACTTTCTAAGATTTTGAAATTGTATAAGTTAACAACTTTTAAATATTTGAACACCTAAATATTCgtttaattgatgattttttttattcaatgtgGTGCAAATGTTGTTTACAACTTGTCTCGCAATTAT
Coding sequences:
- the LOC137713025 gene encoding cyclic dof factor 3-like — encoded protein: MLETKDPAIKLFGKKISLPADIEKLGFARPVEKEVEVELEEECEEEEEDAETEQDSPSQKSTESIEQDDGPQPKSEDPTNLETLPGSVVNPKTPSIDEESAQTKTAQMEKEQSTENSEEKTLKKPDKILPCPRCNSMDTKFCYYNNYNVNQPRHFCKACQRYWTAGGTMRNVPVGAGRRKNKNSASHYRHMTISEALEAARIDAPNGVHHPALKSNGRVLSFGVDAPICDSMASSLNPADKKVPNGTRNGLHKSEEQVFPSPCKARDNGDDSSSATSVNVSKPHVQNVNGFSSQIPCLPGVPWPYPWNAAVPQPAFCPPGFPLSFCPAPYWNCGVPGAWNVPWFGPQPASPNQKSPRSGSNSPTLGKHSRDEDVLKPEILEKEEPSRQKNGCVLVPKTLRIDDPSEAAKSSIWATLGIKNDSISGGGLFKAFQSKSDKKKTVSESSPALRANPAALSRSLNFHESS